A part of Rattus rattus isolate New Zealand chromosome 4, Rrattus_CSIRO_v1, whole genome shotgun sequence genomic DNA contains:
- the Spata3 gene encoding spermatogenesis-associated protein 3 isoform X1, producing MKKVKKKKSDSRRRRNSISPQTSSDCSHRPSSETQRSCPDPCSPPQTQSLQESIPPHQISPEPKLQQPSSQPLLPPEERISSPCLVSTEPKPPCRKAAVPLTYAAPRSCSCVVCPGSSACWRRLGLCHSRIFDVLLPRDWSSMPGRGFPNLLTFYRKPSRKYCTSRNSRASSPRNCCCGSGGPGSCLLHG from the exons ATGAAGAaggtcaaaaagaaaaagtctgatTCCAGGCGCCGCAGGAATTCCATTTCACCGCAGACTAGCTCCGACTGCTCACACCGGCCCAGCTCAGAAACCCAGCGGTCATGTCCAGACCCCTGCTCACCACCGCAGACACAGTCTCTCCAGGAGTCCATCCCCCCACACCAAATTAGCCCTGAGCCTAAACTGCAACAGCCTTCATCACAACCTCTCCTACCTCCAGAAGAACGTATCTCATCTCCGTGCCTGGTATCCACGGAACCTAAGCCTCCATGCAGAAAAGCAG CAGTGCCTCTGACCTATGCGGCCCCGCGCTCCTGCTCCTGTGTGGTCTGCCCTGGCAGCTCCGCTTGCTGGCGTCGTCTGGGGCTTTGCCATAGCCGAATCTTTGATGTCCTTCTGCCTCGGGACTGGTCGTCTATGCCAGGGAGAGGATTCCCAAACCTTCTCACCTTCTACAG AAAACCTTCAAGGAAATACTGCACTTCCCGTAACTCTCGTGCTTCAAGCCCTCGGAACTGTTGCTGTGGCTCTGGGGGCCCTGGGAGTTGCCTACTTCATGGCTGA
- the Spata3 gene encoding spermatogenesis-associated protein 3 isoform X2: MKKVKKKKSDSRRRRNSISPQTSSDCSHRPSSETQRSCPDPCSPPQTQSLQESIPPHQISPEPKLQQPSSQPLLPPEERISSPCLVSTEPKPPCRKAVPLTYAAPRSCSCVVCPGSSACWRRLGLCHSRIFDVLLPRDWSSMPGRGFPNLLTFYRKPSRKYCTSRNSRASSPRNCCCGSGGPGSCLLHG; this comes from the exons ATGAAGAaggtcaaaaagaaaaagtctgatTCCAGGCGCCGCAGGAATTCCATTTCACCGCAGACTAGCTCCGACTGCTCACACCGGCCCAGCTCAGAAACCCAGCGGTCATGTCCAGACCCCTGCTCACCACCGCAGACACAGTCTCTCCAGGAGTCCATCCCCCCACACCAAATTAGCCCTGAGCCTAAACTGCAACAGCCTTCATCACAACCTCTCCTACCTCCAGAAGAACGTATCTCATCTCCGTGCCTGGTATCCACGGAACCTAAGCCTCCATGCAGAAAAGCAG TGCCTCTGACCTATGCGGCCCCGCGCTCCTGCTCCTGTGTGGTCTGCCCTGGCAGCTCCGCTTGCTGGCGTCGTCTGGGGCTTTGCCATAGCCGAATCTTTGATGTCCTTCTGCCTCGGGACTGGTCGTCTATGCCAGGGAGAGGATTCCCAAACCTTCTCACCTTCTACAG AAAACCTTCAAGGAAATACTGCACTTCCCGTAACTCTCGTGCTTCAAGCCCTCGGAACTGTTGCTGTGGCTCTGGGGGCCCTGGGAGTTGCCTACTTCATGGCTGA